The following are encoded in a window of Salvia miltiorrhiza cultivar Shanhuang (shh) unplaced genomic scaffold, IMPLAD_Smil_shh fragScaff_scaffold_8_1, whole genome shotgun sequence genomic DNA:
- the LOC131003178 gene encoding pectinesterase-like, which yields MVALLLAACMAAAVSSSAGTSAIFNICAVTNFKETCQKSLAGATGTQPKDLIKTALDAAAVELHSAVESAATYRTASADEMAQGALMVCEEMLNTAIDDLRRSSDKVDKIEMGRLSYNIAAVRNWLSAAVTHKENCIDELETTAGEIGEKVKGMLETSSELLSNGLAMIANTEPKLLGEEIPPSDADEVPSPAAVAQKLTVAQDGSGQFTTINDALKSLPQMSDAPVVVLVKAGVYKEYVVVPKGMNNVALIGDGPLATVISGSRSNATGYRTSDSATLTIRGEGFLAKDIGIENTAPTTQAVAVLTAGDKAVFHNVHIDSLQDSLYANSYRQFYRDCRISGTIDFIFGDAIAVLQNCEIVVRKPLPKQYCTITAQGRTEKTGDGVTVIQGGNITAEEAFLNAQPPVQAYLGRPWKQYSRTIIMQADIGGFIQPQGWAPWNASNFALDTLFYGEWANKGAGSDLSNRVKWKGIQNMTLEIAESFTAGKLFVDDEWVKNTGVPYVAGMLPTA from the exons ATGGTGGCCCTCCTCCTAGCGGCGTGCATGGCTGCCGCGGTAAGCTCCAGCGCCGGAACCTCGGCGATCTTCAATATTTGCGCTGTCACGAACTTCAAGGAGACCTGCCAAAAGAGCCTCGCCGGAGCCACCGGCACTCAACCTAAGGACCTTATAAAGACGGCGCTCGACGCGGCCGCCGTGGAGCTTCACAGCGCCGTAGAGAGCGCGGCCACCTATAGAACAGCATCGGCGGACGAGATGGCGCAGGGGGCGTTGATGGTGTGTGAAGAGATGCTCAACACCGCCATCGATGATCTGAGAAGGTCGTCCGACAAAGTAGACAAGATCGAAATGGGACGGCTGAGCTACAACATCGCCGCCGTGAGGAACTGGCTCAGCGCAGCCGTCACGCACAAGGAGAATTGCATTGATGAGCTCGAGACCACCGCAG GCGAGATCGGTGAGAAGGTGAAGGGGATGCTGGAGACTTCGAGCGAGTTGTTGAGTAACGGTCTAGCAATGATCGCCAACACCGAACCAAAGCTACTCGGGGAAGAAATTCCTCCTTCAGATGCGGATGAGGTGCCGTCACCGGCGGCTGTGGCTCAGAAACTGACGGTGGCTCAGGACGGCAGCGGGCAGTTCACGACCATCAACGACGCCCTCAAGAGCTTGCCCCAAATGAGCGACGCACCGGTTGTGGTTTTGGTGAAAGCCGGTGTTTACAAGGAGTATGTTGTGGTTCCCAAGGGCATGAACAACGTCGCTCTAATCGGAGATGGGCCGTTGGCCACCGTCATTTCCGGCAGCAGGAGTAACGCTACTGGTTATCGGACTTCTGACTCTGCAACTCTCA CCATCAGAGGAGAAGGGTTCTTGGCGAAGGACATCGGAATCGAGAACACCGCCCCGACGACCCAGGCCGTGGCGGTTCTAACCGCCGGCGACAAGGCCGTGTTCCACAACGTACACATCGACAGCCTCCAAGACAGCCTCTACGCCAACTCGTACCGCCAGTTCTACCGCGACTGCCGCATCAGCGGCACCATTGACTTCATCTTCGGCGACGCCATCGCTGTCCTTCAGAACTGCGAAATCGTGGTGCGCAAGCCCCTCCCCAAGCAGTACTGCACCATCACCGCCCAGGGCCGGACGGAGAAGACCGGCGACGGTGTCACCGTGATCCAAG GCGGCAACATCACGGCGGAGGAGGCCTTCCTGAATGCACAGCCGCCGGTGCAGGCGTATCTGGGGCGGCCGTGGAAGCAGTACTCGAGGACGATCATCATGCAGGCGGACATCGGGGGGTTCATCCAACCGCAGGGGTGGGCGCCGTGGAATGCGAGCAACTTCGCCCTCGACACGCTCTTCTACGGCGAGTGGGCCAACAAGGGAGCCGGGTCGGATCTCAGCAATCGGGTCAAGTGGAAAGGTATTCAGAATATGACGCTGGAGATTGCGGAGAGCTTCACTGCTGGGAAACTGTTTGTGGATGATGAGTGGGTCAAGAACACTGGGGTTCCCTATGTTGCTGGAATGCTGCCTACCGCTTAA